The following are from one region of the Alicyclobacillus fastidiosus genome:
- a CDS encoding ATP-binding protein, whose product MLRSNGKEDENSQLHQLNRLLSVSEIAAGIAHEVKNPLTSVKGFLQLLHEKYADEYCEIAESELDNAISIITNFLQVARPNMDDEPYQEVNIATELESILDLFLDRQYLVPVIKEFQDTHITLYARRNQLKRALFNLLKNAFESIPDRGSIRIQHYAQGSQLVVVIQDTGVGIDEDKLPLLGTPFITTKDDGTGMGLPQVYSAVYQHGGSIDVESKKNVGTTFYIYLPIHVQEEAHLNTIMDVVCHPDQSIQQFIEVNKEKFRECLVSEQTELTYTIEEVKEIANIDLINNAFNLIYLSLNNRPHEVVTFAKREGKTWAQHSLKLNYKLEWVQTLRKVFWDFFYNYCRIQKEHNFEDFFKIERTVNYNLDTFLNHFNISYNQFKDEVLQTQRELVADLSVPIIPLTRTVSILPLIGTIDTCRAQTVQEKVLHQIELLQIETIIIDFSGIPYLDTPVVTHLIRLFDGIELMGCKTVLTGIRAEVANALVEMGVSIRHNVIKKGTLQQALESIGFNNELLAPQNT is encoded by the coding sequence TTGTTGCGCTCAAACGGGAAAGAAGACGAAAATTCTCAACTACACCAGCTAAATCGTCTTTTATCTGTTAGTGAAATTGCAGCTGGGATAGCACATGAGGTCAAAAATCCACTGACGTCCGTCAAAGGATTTCTACAATTATTGCACGAGAAATATGCCGACGAATATTGTGAAATTGCCGAATCTGAACTGGATAACGCTATTTCTATCATCACGAACTTTTTACAGGTCGCTAGACCCAATATGGATGATGAACCGTACCAGGAAGTCAATATCGCAACCGAATTGGAATCGATTTTAGATTTATTTTTAGATCGTCAGTACCTGGTACCGGTCATTAAGGAATTTCAGGACACGCATATCACTTTGTACGCCAGACGAAATCAGCTTAAAAGGGCACTTTTCAATCTGTTGAAAAATGCATTCGAATCCATTCCTGATCGGGGATCTATACGCATCCAACATTATGCCCAAGGAAGCCAGCTGGTTGTAGTCATCCAAGATACAGGTGTAGGGATTGACGAAGATAAGTTGCCCTTGCTGGGCACCCCATTTATTACCACCAAAGACGATGGAACAGGAATGGGACTCCCTCAAGTATATTCTGCCGTGTATCAACATGGTGGCAGCATCGATGTGGAGAGCAAAAAGAACGTAGGAACCACGTTCTATATTTATCTACCCATTCACGTTCAGGAGGAAGCTCATTTGAATACGATTATGGATGTTGTTTGTCATCCGGATCAGAGTATCCAACAATTTATTGAGGTAAACAAAGAGAAGTTTCGAGAGTGTTTAGTCTCAGAACAGACCGAGCTAACCTACACAATAGAGGAAGTCAAAGAGATTGCCAACATAGATCTCATCAACAACGCTTTTAATTTAATTTATCTTAGCCTCAATAACCGCCCTCACGAGGTAGTTACCTTTGCTAAGAGGGAAGGGAAAACATGGGCTCAACATTCGCTAAAATTAAATTATAAATTAGAATGGGTTCAAACGCTGCGAAAAGTCTTTTGGGACTTTTTCTATAATTATTGCCGTATTCAAAAAGAGCATAATTTCGAAGACTTCTTCAAAATTGAACGAACCGTCAACTACAATCTGGATACCTTTTTAAATCATTTCAATATTAGCTACAACCAGTTTAAGGATGAAGTGTTACAGACACAACGCGAATTGGTTGCAGACCTAAGTGTACCAATCATTCCTTTAACTCGAACCGTATCAATCCTCCCATTAATAGGAACGATCGATACGTGTCGTGCCCAAACCGTACAGGAAAAGGTTCTGCACCAAATCGAATTACTTCAAATTGAGACCATCATCATCGACTTTTCTGGTATTCCATATTTGGATACACCCGTGGTAACACATTTGATCCGCCTTTTCGATGGGATTGAGCTGATGGGTTGTAAAACAGTTCTCACGGGGATTCGGGCAGAAGTGGCGAATGCACTGGTCGAAATGGGCGTTTCAATTCGCCATAATGTAATCAAAAAGGGAACTTTGCAACAAGCGCTGGAATCTATAGGATTTAACAATGAACTGCTTGCTCCTCAAAACACGTAA